The following are from one region of the Stanieria sp. NIES-3757 genome:
- a CDS encoding mechanosensitive ion channel has protein sequence MLILDANQVQYYQVSAEIAGQIKKASGLTYQGNVFIKVKSYLEEELDNAIKECREQYLDNQAIEIPTLIIKEKKAVTLWIEDNRFKPIQSFDPINDTVMQTGGNIQTNPLNFNLIKVADQLKGKQGVKIKTRRSKLKLYHHCFLGNDAVDWLVENLKISRTEAVNLGQKLIDKKIIHHVSDEHSFKDEQLCYRFYQDENKSIWTDKII, from the coding sequence ATGTTAATTCTAGATGCAAACCAAGTTCAATACTATCAAGTTAGTGCGGAAATCGCAGGACAAATTAAAAAAGCATCAGGACTTACTTACCAAGGAAATGTTTTTATTAAAGTAAAATCTTATTTGGAAGAAGAGTTAGATAATGCTATTAAAGAATGCCGTGAACAATATTTAGATAATCAAGCTATTGAAATTCCTACTTTAATTATCAAAGAAAAAAAAGCAGTAACTCTTTGGATTGAAGATAATCGTTTTAAACCGATCCAATCTTTTGACCCTATTAACGATACGGTAATGCAAACAGGGGGAAATATTCAAACTAATCCTTTAAATTTTAATTTAATTAAAGTAGCCGACCAACTAAAAGGAAAACAAGGAGTAAAGATTAAAACTCGTCGTTCCAAATTGAAATTATATCATCATTGCTTTTTAGGCAATGATGCCGTAGATTGGCTAGTAGAAAATCTTAAAATTTCCCGAACAGAAGCAGTTAATTTAGGACAAAAATTAATTGATAAAAAAATTATTCACCACGTCAGTGATGAACATTCTTTCAAAGATGAGCAATTATGTTACCGCTTTTATCAAGATGAAAATAAAAGTATTTGGACAGATAAAATTATTTAA
- a CDS encoding twin-arginine translocation pathway signal, producing MINRRRFIEVSTLLAGGMIFPVGWHSWVARGVAQNIPDRKKLVVILLRGAVDGLNVVVPHQDPDYYEARPTIAIPYPGEPEGVIDLDGYFGLHPALADLMPLWKNKSLAFLHACGSPLETRSHFDAQDYLESGTPGEKSTPDGWMNRLLACLPKKSPIQALNVGNTTPRILMGSMPVATIAPGKGSIRPLAVDNAMLGNAFKSLYAQSDALSTTYQEGLQAREIILTQLNQEMMSASRGAPLADQFVDDAKEVAQLIAGDAKTQLAFMAIGGWDTHINQKEFLNQSLKSLGKGLATLVKGLDSVYQDTVIMVMSEFGRTVKENGNGGTDHGHGNAVWLLGGSLEGGKMYGEWTGLAESVLYQGRDLPVTTDFREAIATVLTQHLQLPQSQLAKIFPGYQITGSLNFWS from the coding sequence ATGATTAATAGAAGAAGGTTTATAGAAGTAAGCACTTTATTGGCAGGAGGAATGATCTTTCCTGTGGGTTGGCATAGTTGGGTAGCTAGAGGAGTTGCTCAAAATATTCCAGACAGGAAAAAGTTGGTAGTAATTCTCTTGCGGGGTGCAGTTGATGGACTGAATGTAGTAGTTCCTCACCAAGATCCTGATTATTATGAAGCTAGACCAACAATTGCCATTCCTTATCCTGGTGAACCAGAAGGTGTAATTGATTTAGACGGTTATTTTGGTTTGCATCCTGCTTTAGCAGATTTAATGCCTTTATGGAAAAATAAAAGTCTCGCTTTTCTTCATGCTTGCGGTTCACCTTTAGAAACTCGTTCTCATTTTGATGCTCAAGATTATCTTGAGAGCGGTACACCTGGAGAAAAAAGCACTCCTGACGGTTGGATGAATCGTTTATTGGCTTGTTTGCCTAAAAAAAGTCCGATTCAAGCCTTAAATGTTGGTAATACCACACCAAGAATTTTGATGGGTTCGATGCCTGTTGCTACTATTGCTCCAGGAAAAGGTTCTATTCGTCCTTTAGCGGTGGATAATGCTATGCTTGGGAATGCTTTTAAGAGTTTATACGCTCAAAGTGATGCTTTAAGTACAACTTATCAAGAGGGTTTGCAAGCTAGAGAAATTATCCTAACTCAACTTAATCAAGAAATGATGTCAGCTTCCCGTGGTGCGCCTTTAGCCGATCAATTTGTGGATGATGCCAAAGAAGTAGCTCAGTTAATTGCAGGCGATGCTAAAACTCAATTAGCATTTATGGCAATTGGTGGTTGGGATACTCATATCAATCAAAAAGAGTTTTTAAATCAATCTCTTAAATCCTTGGGTAAAGGTTTAGCTACTTTAGTGAAAGGCTTGGATTCAGTTTATCAAGATACGGTGATTATGGTGATGTCTGAGTTTGGTCGTACTGTGAAAGAAAATGGTAACGGTGGTACGGATCATGGACATGGGAATGCTGTTTGGTTGCTGGGTGGCTCACTTGAGGGTGGTAAAATGTATGGAGAATGGACTGGTCTAGCAGAGTCTGTCTTGTATCAAGGAAGAGATTTACCAGTTACTACAGATTTTCGTGAAGCGATCGCAACTGTTTTGACACAACACCTACAACTACCACAGTCTCAATTAGCCAAGATTTTTCCTGGGTATCAAATTACAGGATCACTAAATTTTTGGAGTTAG
- a CDS encoding hypothetical protein (conserved hypothetical protein), producing the protein MKRQLTYCLLIATCGVLFWLGLISQKPATSLAKDAQILHTLNRLSFGPTVEEIEQVKTKGIESFIQSQLSPGSIPESSQLTSYLGKLDTLAMSPIELFQQYSPSELLKDARERNLSKEEINRLRRKRKIVKEQAINAHLARAVNSPRQLQEIMVDFWLSHFNVYGQKNLTDLWIADYENEIRENALGNFRDLLEITARHPAMLVYLDNELNTDPNSPGARGKHNGLNENYARELMELHTLGVDGGYTQADVIALARILTGWGIDRQQKFSSNENGFFFFEKRHDYGDKVFLGQTIKGSGIAEGEQALELLATHPATARFLSYKLAQYFVADQPPSSLVDKLSQKFLASSGDLKQVLDTLFHSKEFNDPQYYGKKFKTPYQYLVSVVRVSNIKNPDYKRLRGMLSQLGMPVYGCATPDGYKNTQSAWLNPDGMLNRVSLATAIARGVLTKKEPVSGEKLEKIIGKSFSQHTKQVINQNSARMRAALMLGSPEMMYR; encoded by the coding sequence ATGAAAAGGCAACTTACCTACTGTTTATTGATAGCTACTTGTGGAGTCTTATTTTGGTTGGGATTAATTAGTCAAAAACCAGCAACTAGTCTAGCAAAAGATGCTCAAATTCTCCATACTTTAAATCGTCTTAGTTTTGGGCCTACAGTTGAAGAGATTGAGCAAGTCAAAACAAAAGGAATCGAATCTTTTATTCAATCTCAACTATCTCCTGGTTCAATTCCAGAATCATCACAATTAACTAGTTATTTAGGTAAGTTGGATACTTTGGCAATGAGTCCAATCGAACTGTTTCAACAATATTCTCCTAGTGAACTGTTAAAAGATGCGAGAGAGCGAAATTTGTCTAAGGAAGAAATCAACCGATTACGTCGCAAAAGGAAAATTGTTAAAGAACAAGCGATCAATGCTCATTTAGCTAGAGCGGTTAATTCTCCTCGCCAGTTACAAGAAATCATGGTCGATTTCTGGCTCAGTCATTTTAACGTTTATGGACAAAAAAATCTGACCGATCTTTGGATTGCAGATTATGAGAATGAAATTAGAGAGAATGCCTTGGGTAATTTCCGAGATTTACTAGAGATAACAGCTCGTCATCCAGCAATGTTGGTTTATTTAGACAATGAATTGAATACCGATCCTAATAGTCCAGGGGCAAGAGGTAAACATAATGGTTTAAATGAAAACTATGCTCGTGAGTTAATGGAACTCCATACTTTAGGAGTAGATGGCGGTTATACTCAAGCTGACGTAATCGCCTTAGCAAGGATTTTGACTGGATGGGGTATAGATCGTCAACAAAAATTTAGTAGTAATGAGAATGGCTTTTTCTTTTTTGAAAAGCGTCATGACTATGGCGATAAGGTTTTTCTTGGTCAAACTATTAAAGGAAGTGGTATTGCTGAAGGCGAACAAGCTTTAGAGCTTTTGGCTACTCATCCTGCTACTGCTCGTTTTCTTAGTTATAAGTTGGCACAATATTTTGTGGCAGATCAACCACCATCAAGTTTAGTAGATAAACTTTCACAAAAGTTTTTGGCAAGTTCGGGCGATCTTAAGCAAGTTTTAGACACTCTTTTTCATAGCAAGGAATTTAACGATCCTCAATACTATGGCAAGAAATTCAAGACACCATACCAGTATTTAGTTTCTGTAGTTAGAGTTAGCAATATTAAAAATCCCGACTATAAAAGACTAAGAGGAATGTTAAGTCAGTTAGGGATGCCGGTTTATGGTTGTGCAACACCAGATGGATACAAAAATACTCAATCAGCGTGGCTGAACCCCGACGGAATGTTAAATCGAGTTAGTTTAGCAACTGCGATCGCCAGAGGCGTTTTAACGAAAAAAGAGCCTGTTAGTGGGGAAAAGCTAGAAAAAATCATTGGCAAAAGTTTTTCTCAGCACACTAAGCAAGTAATTAACCAAAACTCAGCCAGAATGCGTGCAGCTTTAATGTTGGGTAGTCCAGAAATGATGTATCGTTAA
- a CDS encoding Protein-arginine deiminase, producing MSTLSNSHSTDQAIVSFKTRGEIEVYSSTNQLITSLNPVPVREIPEITLLARTFSDRILDRCLQITFQEAIERLTVIFYSYLLLII from the coding sequence ATGTCAACACTTTCTAACTCGCATTCAACTGATCAGGCAATAGTTAGTTTTAAAACACGAGGAGAAATCGAAGTTTACTCTAGCACAAACCAACTGATTACCAGCTTAAATCCTGTTCCTGTTAGGGAAATACCAGAAATTACTTTACTAGCGAGAACTTTTAGCGATCGCATTTTAGACCGTTGTTTACAAATAACTTTTCAAGAGGCTATAGAAAGACTCACTGTCATTTTTTATTCATATTTATTGTTAATAATATAG
- the mgtE-2 gene encoding magnesium transporter — protein MAENQPFSLRQSSISRQELVDLVRSQLEALLQQGNFPGAKALLVPDRLVGIVTVDDVLDIVEQEATEDIYKLGGVEAGDNNYF, from the coding sequence GTGGCTGAGAATCAACCTTTTTCTTTACGGCAATCAAGTATTTCTCGACAAGAACTAGTCGATTTAGTAAGATCGCAACTCGAAGCATTACTACAACAAGGCAACTTCCCAGGAGCAAAAGCTTTATTAGTACCTGATCGTTTAGTTGGGATTGTGACTGTGGATGATGTCCTAGATATTGTAGAGCAAGAAGCCACCGAAGATATTTACAAATTAGGAGGAGTAGAAGCTGGTGATAATAACTATTTCTAG
- a CDS encoding Mg2+ transport protein — protein MTAARKRVVWLFVLLIANTGTTAVLSAQENVLEQVVALAAFIPLLIDAGGNVGAQSSTVVIRGLNLKTVGIKKALQVITKETLTGVLLGVMLGIAVIFWAYFLEGSLPIALTVGISLMAIAILAAISGSGLPFLFGALGLDPALMSAPFITSVVDVLGVFIYLTLARTILQL, from the coding sequence TTGACAGCAGCTCGTAAAAGGGTTGTTTGGTTATTTGTGCTTTTAATTGCGAATACTGGTACTACTGCTGTGCTCAGCGCGCAGGAAAATGTATTAGAACAAGTGGTTGCCTTAGCTGCCTTTATTCCTTTATTAATTGACGCAGGGGGAAATGTTGGAGCGCAGTCGTCCACAGTGGTAATTCGAGGACTCAATCTCAAAACAGTAGGAATTAAAAAAGCTTTACAGGTAATAACCAAAGAAACATTGACTGGGGTGTTATTAGGAGTAATGCTAGGTATTGCCGTGATCTTCTGGGCTTACTTTCTTGAGGGTAGTTTGCCCATAGCACTAACGGTGGGGATTAGTTTAATGGCGATCGCGATTTTAGCTGCGATTTCGGGTTCTGGTTTACCTTTTTTGTTTGGTGCGTTGGGTTTAGACCCTGCCTTGATGTCAGCCCCGTTTATTACTTCTGTAGTCGATGTTCTGGGAGTTTTTATTTATTTAACCTTAGCCAGAACAATTTTACAACTTTAA
- a CDS encoding hypothetical protein (protein of unknown function DUF255), whose translation MPNRLASTQSLYLRKHADNPIDWWYWCDEALSKAEREDKPIFLSIGYSSCHWCTVMEGEAFSNDAIAEYLNANFVAIKVDREERPDLDSIYMQAVQMMTGQGGWPLNMFLTPGDLVPFYGGTYFPLQPRYNRPGFLDVLQAVLRFYYEEKAKLENFKTEILSHLQQSTVLPVETSDSLTKQLLFAGIETNTGVISSNELGRPSFPMIPYTTLALQGSRFKQEFRYNPQELSWQRGKDLVLGGIYDHVGGGFHRYTVDSTWTVPHFEKMLYDNGQILEYLANLWSAGHREPEIALAVTETVNWLTREMTAPEGYFYAAQDADSFVDVDAIEPEEGAFYVWDYQELANNLTAEELAELQTEFTVSPRGNFEGKNVLQRRHLGKLSDSLTNALEKLFTIRYGQSKTSLDTFAPARNNHEAKTKSWQGRIPPVTDTKMIVAWNSLVISGLARAYAVFGNQLYLDLAVTATNFILQNQWLEDCFQRLNYDGKAQVPAQSEDYALFIKALLDLQAATPEEAQWLEQAVRIQTEFDRLLWSKEMGGYYNSSNTDANQELLIQERSYIDNATPAANGVAIANLVRLALLTDNLEYLDRAEQALQAFSSVMTRSPQACPSLFVALDWFCNGTVVKTSSEQLSKLISRYFPTTVYRLEIDLPDSAIGLVCRGVTCLEPAQTQEQLLAQLEQFNY comes from the coding sequence ATGCCTAATCGTCTTGCTTCAACCCAAAGTTTGTATCTTCGCAAACATGCAGATAATCCAATTGATTGGTGGTATTGGTGTGATGAAGCTTTAAGTAAGGCTGAAAGGGAAGATAAACCTATTTTCTTGTCAATTGGTTATTCTAGCTGTCATTGGTGTACGGTGATGGAAGGTGAAGCCTTTTCCAATGATGCGATCGCAGAATATCTCAACGCTAATTTTGTAGCAATTAAAGTAGATCGAGAAGAACGACCAGACTTAGACAGCATTTATATGCAGGCAGTCCAAATGATGACTGGTCAAGGTGGTTGGCCCCTCAATATGTTTTTAACTCCAGGTGATTTAGTACCTTTTTATGGTGGTACTTATTTTCCTCTACAACCTCGTTATAATCGACCTGGTTTTTTAGATGTTTTACAAGCAGTTTTGCGTTTTTATTACGAAGAAAAAGCCAAACTGGAAAATTTTAAAACAGAAATTCTTAGTCATTTACAACAATCTACAGTTTTACCTGTAGAAACTTCAGATTCTTTAACTAAACAGTTATTATTTGCGGGAATAGAAACTAATACAGGTGTCATTAGTTCTAACGAACTTGGTCGTCCCAGTTTTCCCATGATTCCCTACACAACTTTAGCGTTACAAGGAAGTCGATTTAAACAAGAATTTCGTTACAATCCTCAAGAGTTATCCTGGCAACGAGGTAAAGATTTGGTGTTAGGAGGAATTTACGATCATGTTGGGGGAGGCTTTCATCGCTACACCGTAGATTCAACTTGGACAGTTCCTCATTTTGAAAAAATGCTCTACGATAATGGGCAAATTTTAGAGTATTTGGCTAATTTGTGGAGTGCTGGACATCGAGAACCCGAAATCGCTTTAGCTGTTACAGAGACAGTAAACTGGCTCACACGAGAAATGACTGCACCTGAAGGCTATTTCTATGCTGCTCAAGATGCCGATAGTTTTGTTGATGTAGATGCTATTGAACCAGAAGAAGGAGCTTTTTATGTTTGGGATTATCAAGAATTGGCAAATAATTTAACTGCTGAAGAATTAGCTGAACTACAAACAGAATTTACCGTTAGTCCTAGAGGAAATTTTGAAGGTAAAAATGTTTTGCAACGTCGTCATTTAGGCAAATTATCCGATAGTTTAACCAATGCCCTGGAAAAATTATTTACCATCCGTTATGGTCAATCAAAAACATCTTTAGATACTTTTGCACCAGCCAGAAATAATCACGAAGCGAAAACTAAATCTTGGCAAGGGCGTATTCCTCCAGTAACAGACACCAAAATGATTGTGGCTTGGAATAGTTTAGTAATTTCTGGTTTAGCTAGAGCCTATGCTGTGTTTGGTAATCAATTATATCTAGATTTAGCCGTTACTGCGACCAATTTTATTCTGCAAAATCAATGGCTTGAAGACTGCTTTCAGCGTCTTAATTATGACGGTAAGGCACAAGTTCCAGCTCAATCAGAAGATTATGCTTTGTTTATTAAGGCTTTGTTAGATTTGCAAGCTGCCACTCCAGAAGAAGCACAATGGTTAGAACAAGCAGTCCGAATACAAACTGAATTTGATCGATTGCTGTGGAGTAAAGAAATGGGTGGCTACTACAACAGCAGCAATACTGATGCTAACCAAGAGCTATTAATTCAAGAACGCAGTTATATTGATAATGCTACCCCTGCTGCTAATGGAGTTGCGATTGCTAATTTGGTTCGTTTGGCTCTACTAACAGATAATTTGGAATACTTAGACCGCGCGGAACAAGCCTTACAAGCCTTTAGTAGTGTCATGACGCGATCGCCTCAAGCTTGTCCTAGTCTGTTTGTGGCTTTAGATTGGTTTTGCAATGGTACTGTAGTTAAAACGTCTTCAGAACAGTTATCTAAATTGATTTCTCGATATTTTCCCACCACTGTTTATCGTCTAGAAATTGATTTACCTGATAGTGCAATTGGTTTAGTTTGTCGCGGTGTAACTTGTTTAGAACCAGCCCAAACCCAGGAACAGTTATTGGCTCAACTGGAGCAATTTAATTATTAA
- a CDS encoding ABC transporter related, producing MIEVEHLSKIYGSTTAIKDVHFSVTAGEIIGFLGPNGAGKTTTMRILAGYIPASSGTAKIAGYDVHQQSMEVRKRIGYLPENPPLYLDLTVESFLHFVAKIKGISAGERSQKVQNAIARCQLKEKSKTIIRKLSKGYRQRVGIAQAIVHEPPVIILDEPTVGLDPRQIIEVRHLIKSLAGEHTIILSTHILPEVSMTCDRVTIINRGKVVTSDTPINLMEQLQGNSGYEVEIEGNLDLILPLLSEITGVSQVKVIQPEIVKPNRNVLQIVCQVNTEPGKEIAATIVNQGLGLYQMRYTRPSLEDVFLELTTEDLTVPFEEEE from the coding sequence ATGATTGAAGTCGAACATCTGAGTAAAATCTATGGTTCTACAACAGCAATTAAGGACGTGCATTTCTCAGTAACAGCAGGAGAAATCATCGGTTTTTTAGGGCCTAATGGTGCAGGAAAAACCACTACTATGAGAATTTTAGCAGGGTACATACCTGCTAGTAGTGGTACAGCTAAAATTGCTGGTTATGACGTTCATCAACAATCAATGGAGGTAAGAAAAAGGATTGGTTATTTACCTGAAAATCCACCATTGTATTTAGATTTGACAGTAGAAAGTTTCTTACACTTTGTGGCTAAAATCAAAGGAATTTCGGCGGGAGAACGTTCTCAAAAAGTCCAAAATGCGATCGCTCGTTGTCAACTGAAGGAAAAAAGTAAGACTATTATTCGCAAGTTATCTAAAGGATATCGTCAACGGGTAGGCATTGCTCAAGCGATCGTTCATGAACCACCTGTTATTATTTTGGATGAACCGACAGTAGGTTTAGATCCTCGTCAAATTATTGAAGTGCGTCATTTGATTAAAAGTCTGGCAGGAGAACATACAATTATCCTTTCTACCCATATTTTGCCAGAAGTTAGTATGACGTGCGATCGCGTGACAATTATTAATCGCGGGAAGGTAGTAACTAGTGATACTCCGATCAATTTGATGGAACAGCTTCAAGGTAATTCTGGTTATGAAGTGGAAATTGAAGGCAATCTCGATCTGATTTTACCTTTGTTGTCAGAAATTACTGGAGTCAGTCAGGTCAAAGTGATTCAACCAGAAATAGTTAAACCTAATCGTAATGTACTTCAGATTGTTTGTCAGGTAAATACTGAACCTGGTAAAGAAATTGCAGCGACAATTGTTAATCAAGGATTAGGATTGTATCAAATGCGCTACACTCGTCCTTCTTTAGAAGATGTCTTTTTAGAATTGACTACTGAAGATTTAACTGTACCTTTTGAGGAAGAAGAGTAA